The following nucleotide sequence is from Fibrobacterota bacterium.
CCGATTCCGCCTTCTTCATCGCCCGTCGCGCCGATCCCTACGGGAAACTCTACTACAACGATTACGGCGCCGACGGCGTGAACGGTAAATCCACCGCCATGGTCAACCTGGCCAAGAAGTGGCTCACGAACAAGGTTCCCATCGACGGCATCGGGCTGCAGTGCCATCTCTCGAGCGGCTTCAAGAAGGAAGACATTTCGGCCAACATCAAACGCTTCGGGGACCTGGGACTGCGGGTTTCCCTGACCGAGATCGATATCAAGGGCAGCAACACGGCCGATTGGACCAATCTTTTAGGTGCTTGCCTGGAGAACTTCAATTGTACCTCCTTCGTGACCTGGGGGATTTACGACGGGGGCACCTGGCTCGGGAGCAGCTGTAACGGATGCCTGCCTTACGACGCCCAATACCAGCCGAAGGCCTGCGTGCAGGCGATGATCGATCTCATGAACAACGCCGATCCCGCCGTGGTGGCGAAGCGGAAGGATTTCACCAAGACCGATCTCGCCGTTCCCGTCATCGCCTTCCCGCGGGAAGTCATGCGGCAGAAGCATGCGGGCGGATACTTGGGCTTGGCTGCGGTCCCGGTCTTCTCCGACGCTTCGGGAATGGTCGATGGCTTGGGCCGGAACCGTTCCGTCGCACCCAATTCCCCTTGGGCCGCGGGCCTCAGCATCCAAAGCCGGTAAACATTTGGGAACCGGACGTCGGCGTCCCTAAAAGGTTAAACACCTCACAAGATTCTGGGCGAGCATGGCTCGCCCGCATCGACTTCTTAAGCCGATATCGACCCTGTAATCGCATACGATCGCGATTACGCGCGGCAAGAAGACGCTTCTTCCTATACATTGCGCAGAGCATGGGGATCATACCTCCGCCCGGGGGGGCGCGGGAAATCCATTACTGATGAAACTGTCGAAGGAGCGCTTATGATTCGCCGTCCTCTCATCGCAACCTTGGCCTTTCCGTTGCTTATCTCCTCGGCGTGGTCCCAGGCTGCCACGAAAATCCGGGACGCCGCGGATGCCGTCGGCCTCAACTTCGGCCTCGCCACCAGCGCCAACCAGGTCCGCGATACCACCAGCGCCTACGCCCAGGACGCGAAGACCCAGTTCAACTTCGCCGTGTGCGAGAACGACATGAAGTTCGACAACACCGAGGGGCCTATCGGCACCTTCAAGTACACGGGCGGCGACGGCCTCTCCGCGTTCTGCGTCGCGAACAAGATGAAGATGCGCGGGCATAACTTCATCTGGCATTCCCAATCCAACACCGCCTCGGGCGCCGTCCACGACCGCACGACGGGGCTTACCGTCATGCGCAACCACATCACCGCGGTGGGCGGGCATTTCAAGGAAAAGATCCTGGAGTGGGACGTATTGAACGAAACCCAATCCGCTGGCTCGGGTTCATTCTGGTATAAGGCGATCGGCGCGGATTACACCGACTC
It contains:
- a CDS encoding endo-1,4-beta-xylanase, translated to MIRKSLFAIMAIPLIATSVRAQATSFRDAAAKAGINVGMASSAGSLKGTGSYVTLAKTLNLFVCENDMKFQPTEPSQGKFSYSGGDGLYDFAKANNSRMRGHNFIWHSQSGWAATVNGTRDQMLSIMRTHIDSVAGHFKGKILEWDVLNEITDDGNGNALRKSFWDKAIGDDYPDSAFFIARRADPYGKLYYNDYGADGVNGKSTAMVNLAKKWLTNKVPIDGIGLQCHLSSGFKKEDISANIKRFGDLGLRVSLTEIDIKGSNTADWTNLLGACLENFNCTSFVTWGIYDGGTWLGSSCNGCLPYDAQYQPKACVQAMIDLMNNADPAVVAKRKDFTKTDLAVPVIAFPREVMRQKHAGGYLGLAAVPVFSDASGMVDGLGRNRSVAPNSPWAAGLSIQSR